GCCACCGGATGCCGAGCTGGGCCGTCGCCCCTCTGCTGATCTCGATGATCTTCAGGTCGTAGGAAAGGAGGGTTTTTCTGTCTTCGGGAAGGGAAATCCGGAGGTGAACCTTTTCCCTTGCACGCGCGAAATTCTCCAGAAGATCCTTGTCCCGGCCCGTCGCAACGGTCCCGCTGATGATGATCGAGGATCCGGCACGATGGACCGATAGTTCGGGGAATAAAGCCGCCAGGCCGCTCGCTTCCTGCAGTTCGGCCCCTGCCTCTTCCGCGACGCTCACCGTCCATTCTTCTTTTCCCCCCTGGCCCCAGATGACGAGATCCGTTTCTCCTTCCTTTTTCCCCACCACGAGGATCCCGTCCTTGCGGGGAAGCGGACGGGCTTCGATGATCGCCGGGTTGCCGATCGATACCCTCCTTGCTTCCGGAAACTCGATGATGTGCTGGAACCCCGGGCGCAACCGGATGGTCTCCCCGGTGACTGCGTCAGGAAGAAAAAGCTCCCCCCAGGCAACCCCGAGCAGGAACAAGGGGAGAAGGAGCCGGCGGATCATTTTTGTTCCCCTTCCTTGGAGGGCAAAGGGGTTTTCTCTTCCCGGATCCCCCCTTTCCATATTTCGACGAGGGAAGAGAGGGCGGCCCGGGCGTGTTCTCTCATGGGAGGCCTCCCGCGATCGTCGGGATTGCGGAGGAGCCAGGAAATCTTTCCTTCCCGTGCTGCCGCGGAGAGCAAAGCCGCCTCGTTCGTGGTCACCGACATGGTGAGGGTGGCGATTTCCTTTCCTTCCTCTTCCGTGGAAGGGGGAAGGAAATGGCGATCGACGGCGATCACGGGGAGATCGAACAGGAACGGGTAGGAACCTTTCCCGTCGCTTGTTTCCCGAAGGATATCGACATGGTCCCCGGCCCGGATGAGACCGGAAAACGATGCCTTCGTGTCCGCGTCCATCGTGATGGCCCGGCGGCCTTTCGGGATCAACAGGGAGAATCGATCCACATCGAGCGGTTCCTCGACGTCGGTCCACAGGACTGGCTCCCCGCCCGACATTTCCACTTTCGCTCTGGCGCCGAGGAGGAGTTCGAAATCGTGTGCCGGTACGTTCCGGCGGGTTGTGCCGTCCACCGGGATCGACTTCTTTGCCAGATTTTCCAGGGAGAATGTCGAACCGGCGGGGATGGGATTGGCCGCCACGACGATTTCCGTGGGAGCGGCTTTCCCCAGGATGTTTTTTTCCACCGCCGATATCCGTTGTCTGGCGATGAGAATGGCCAGCAGGGTCAGGATCGTTCCGGCGACGAGAGGCAGGAATTCCTGCACCCTATTTTTCCCGCCGCCGGATGAAGAGGCAGTTTCCTTCTTTCTCTTCCAGAAAGACAATGGTTGTCTCCCTTCCTTCCCGAAGAGTGGCGATGCGAAACGGTTTTCCCATATCCTCCGTCTCCGTGAATTCCCAACCTGCAGCGGCAAGCGATTTCCTGGCGTAGCCGCTTTTCAAAGAGATGGTTCCGTAGGTGATATCGATCGATCCGTCCCCGGATTCCATCTGCAGGCTGTTCTCCGCATGAAAACCGGGCGGAAGGGGAATCGGCCGAGACCGGGATTTCGAGGGAGTTTCCGACAGGGTGTCGACGGCGCAACCATCCGGATCCGCGGTTTCCCGGGATAATTCCGGGACCGTAAGACCCCGTTTGCGCAATTCCTCCCGCAGGAGGAAGCCGGCTTCGGCCGGTTTTCCGACCGAGTACCATCGCCCGTTCAGGGAAAACGATCGGGTGGGCGAGATGGCCCCGCCCGGCCGCTTGGGGAGGGCATATACGGAGAACGCGCCGGCCAATAGCGACGCTGCGACAAGGCACGAGACGGCTTTCATCGGATGACTCCCAGCAGAACGTACCCCTGGATCCAACGCTGGATGCTTTTCCCCGAAGAGGTTGTTTTCCCCCAGCAATCCGCATGCAATTCCGCGGTCCGGAGGATCTTTGCCGGGGGCAGCCATCGGGGGTTTTCGATTTCCCTCCATGCGTGACGGACCTCGGCGGTGGCTGTCGTTTTTCCGGCAAGCAGGGGGAAAGGAGCCGGAAGAAGACGGGACTGTTTTCCCCGCCCCGACCGGATGTCAACTTCCTTGCCTTCGGGCAATATCGAACGGGACAGTTCTTGCTCGATTCCGGGAAGATTCCGTCCTGCGCGCAACGCCTCCGCAAAAGCAACCGATTCCGAACGGGATTTCAGGATAGCGGTACGGGTCGATGCGTATGCGCCCAAAAGGAGGATCAGGAGAAGGGGCAGTCCGATGGCCACTTCCAGAAGGGATTGCCCGCTCTCTTGGCGATTCGTCATTTTTCCCTCCGCCATTCCGTGAATCTTGATTTCCAGGACATTTCCTTTGCACCTCCTCCGTACGGCTCCGCGGCGGCCTCGAACAGGAACCGGTTTTTCGATGGTGCGGGGAGAAGGGGAACGGGAATCGGGGAGACGGCCCGAGATCCGGTAAATCGGACCTTTTGGCGTTGGGGAAAGTGCTCTTCCGGGATCAGCATGAAGATGGGCCCCTTGTCGGATCCGGGCACGGATCCCAGGACCGAATCGATGATGCCGATGACTTTTCCGGCGATCTTTTTCGCCCATTTCCATTTACTGATTTTCCGTTTCACGTTGTGAATGGGGGAAAGGGCGTCAACGAGGGTTAAAGGAGGACCATGGGTCAGGTGAAGCGTAAGCGTTCGTTCCTGATCGTGCGGCCCGCGCGGGTCGAAGGGGTAGAGCGCCCCCGTGACCTTCAGGTTTCGGGCGAGAAGGGCGGTTTCCGCCAGGATCAAATAAGGGAGGGCATCCTTTACCTTTTCCGCCCACATCGCGAATTGCCTGGCGGTATTCCAGGAGGAGCGGATGATCCGGGCCGCCTGTTTGGAATATTCGAGAAATGCGGGCAGGCTAAGTCCCGTCAAGGCGGCGATCGCCATGGCGGCCCACACAACCGATGTCCACCGGATGAGACGGAAGCACTGCTCGATTCCGTCGTTAAGAGCCGCGATCATATTCAGTCCGCGTGCTTCCCAGGTCGCGGCCGAGAGGGCGATCGCATCGACCGCGTTGGCCGACGCGATCTTTTCGCCTCCGAGATGGGCAACGTAGACGGCCGCAAAGACCACGGAAAGGATGGCCGTCAGGGTGGTGAGAAGGAGCACGACGGCCTGCCCGTAAGCGCCCTGGCGAACCCGCAATGCCTGTCGGGTGAATATCGATATCATCTTCACTCCACGGTTACCCAACGCGACGATTGGAGAAGGAAATAATATTGCCCCTGGATCATGGCTTTCTTCACCGGCGCGATGGCGAACAGGATCCGGTTCACCCACGGGACGCACAGTTCGACCCAATGGGTCAGGCGCAGACAGAACGCCTCTCCCGCCAGAGCGGATTGCGGAACGGTTCCCGTTTCCTGACGGGAAAAGTCGATCGATGTGAGATGAGCCGAACCCCAGCGGCCTCCGGGGCGGTGGAGGCAGATCGACGTCGCTTCGGCCAGGGCGGCTGCCTTGGCTTTCCGGAAATCGGTTCGGGCAAAGAGCGCGAATTTCCTGGCGGCGAGATGGGCTGCCGTCTCCACCGCTCCCTGGCTCGCCCACAGGAAGGAAAGCTGAATCGATCCCATCACCAAGAGCAGGAGGACCGGACATCCCACAAGGAATTCCATCATTGCCCCTCCTCTCCGGTTAGCGGTTTTCCGAGGCATAATCCTTGAGGGTTCTCTGGTTCGCTTGCTGTTTCGCCTTCTCCGCGAGGGATGTCACCTGGACGGAGCTCCCCGACATGGAGGCGATGATCGTGGAGAACTGGTGCCGGAGCTGGTTGCCGAAGATGTTCACGACTCCGATCGCCGCGATTGCCACCAGGGCGACGATGATGATGTATTCCGTCAATCCCTGCCCGCTCCGAAAGGAAGCCCTTTTCCCTGCCTTTTTCATCGGGATATCCCTCCTTCGTTTTGTGATTTGCCGGCAGGGGGAGCAAGGGGCGTTCCTGTCTGTCCCGGGAGGGGGCAGACGAATATCCGGAGAAAATCCGTGAGGATGTTTGGCGGGGCTCGGGGATCGGGGGGGAAACAGATTTAAGAGAAGTCTGAATTTCAGACCGATGGTTCGATGATCGGTCCTACTCCGGCTTTCGGATTCCGTATTTTTTCAGCTTCTCGAACAAAGTGGATTTGGCGATTCCGAGTGACCTGGCGGTCTGCGTCTTGTTCCCTTTCTGCCGGGACAGCTCGGCCAGGATATTGGTTTTTTCCGACTGTTCCCATCGGGACAGGGTTTGATCCGGAACTCCTTCGGCCGAGCCGGAATGCGCCGGCAGAAGAAAGGTGAAGTCCCGGGGGGTCAGAGATGGGCCGTCGCACATCACCACGGCTCTCTGGATGGCGTTCCGGAGTTCACGGACGTTCCCGGGCCAATCGTGCGATGTCAGGAGTTCCGCCGCGGGTCCGGTAAGTTCCGGGACCGGTCGATGGGTTCGGGACGCGACATCCGCGAGAAAGTGCATCGTGATCGGGAGAATATCCCTGCGCCGGTCCCGCAAGGGAGGCACGGAGAGCGTGATGGTGCTGATCCGGAAATAGAGATCGTCGCGGAAATTCCTGTCGGCCACCTCCTTTTTCAGGTTCCGGTTCGTGGCCGCGAGGATACGGACGTCGACGAGGATCGTTTCATTGCCGCCGACCCTCTTGATCTCCTTCTGCTCCAGGGCGCGCAACAGCTTGGGCTGGAGGCGCAGGGGAAGTTCGCCGATTTCGTCCAGAAAGATCGTCCCGCCGTGTGCGATCTCGAACGCCCCCCTTCGCTGCGACGTCGCTCCGGTGAAGGCCCCCTTTTCGTGGCCGAGGAGTTCGCTTTCCATCAGTTCCGGGGAGATCGCTCCGCAGTTGACGACCACGAAGGGACCGTCTTTCCTCGGAGACGTTTCGTGGATTCCCCGGGAGACCAGTTCCTTCCCGCTGCCGGTCTCCCCTTCGACCAGGACGGGGAAGTCGGAAGCGGCCACCTTTCGAATGCTATCTATTAAATGTTTTATTACTTTACTTTGTCCTAATAAATCTAATGCAGCAGATGATATACTTTCCGCTGCTCTTCGCTCGATGCGCGGGGAGTGATCGCTACCGGAACCGGGAATGACCGTCGGGGGCTCGGACGAGGAATGCGACCGTCCTTCGCGGGAGAAAAGGATATGGTACGGTCCGATCCGGAACGAAAGCCCGCCCTCGAGCTGCACCTGAGAGATCCGTTTCCCATCGACGTAGGTTCCGTTCCGGCTGCTGTCCGAAAGAAAATATTGGTCTCCCACCCGGAAGATGCGCGCGTGGATC
The Candidatus Deferrimicrobiaceae bacterium genome window above contains:
- the cpaB gene encoding Flp pilus assembly protein CpaB, giving the protein MQEFLPLVAGTILTLLAILIARQRISAVEKNILGKAAPTEIVVAANPIPAGSTFSLENLAKKSIPVDGTTRRNVPAHDFELLLGARAKVEMSGGEPVLWTDVEEPLDVDRFSLLIPKGRRAITMDADTKASFSGLIRAGDHVDILRETSDGKGSYPFLFDLPVIAVDRHFLPPSTEEEGKEIATLTMSVTTNEAALLSAAAREGKISWLLRNPDDRGRPPMREHARAALSSLVEIWKGGIREEKTPLPSKEGEQK
- a CDS encoding TadE family protein, whose product is MMEFLVGCPVLLLLVMGSIQLSFLWASQGAVETAAHLAARKFALFARTDFRKAKAAALAEATSICLHRPGGRWGSAHLTSIDFSRQETGTVPQSALAGEAFCLRLTHWVELCVPWVNRILFAIAPVKKAMIQGQYYFLLQSSRWVTVE
- a CDS encoding sigma 54-interacting transcriptional regulator, translated to MIPAENPAILSVSISNGMTVKIRLGLKEIRIGRSKEADLLLPDPSVSRIHARIFRVGDQYFLSDSSRNGTYVDGKRISQVQLEGGLSFRIGPYHILFSREGRSHSSSEPPTVIPGSGSDHSPRIERRAAESISSAALDLLGQSKVIKHLIDSIRKVAASDFPVLVEGETGSGKELVSRGIHETSPRKDGPFVVVNCGAISPELMESELLGHEKGAFTGATSQRRGAFEIAHGGTIFLDEIGELPLRLQPKLLRALEQKEIKRVGGNETILVDVRILAATNRNLKKEVADRNFRDDLYFRISTITLSVPPLRDRRRDILPITMHFLADVASRTHRPVPELTGPAAELLTSHDWPGNVRELRNAIQRAVVMCDGPSLTPRDFTFLLPAHSGSAEGVPDQTLSRWEQSEKTNILAELSRQKGNKTQTARSLGIAKSTLFEKLKKYGIRKPE